The sequence AGGGAAGTCGCGAACTGGCAGAAGAGCTGGGCGTGATGCTTGACAATGATGGATACGTCGAGCCTCGCGATGAGATTGTCTCTCCGGTCGACACACATGTCCCAGGTGTGTTTGTGGCCGGATGTGCTGCCAGTCCAAAAGACATCCCTGACAGTGTGACTGCAGGGAGTGCTGCGGCAATGCGAGCAAGCATAGTCCTGGCCAAGGCAAGGAATGCCGCTGGCACGGATGGAAGGTGATGAAGATGACTGAATTGCACACTCCGAACTCGAGTTTCGCAGAAGAGATTGCGAAGATTCCCGGAGGCGAAGCGATAAACAAGTGTATTCAGTGCGGGATCTGTACTGCGTCTTGTGTCATATCGCGAGCGACTGACAAGTATCATCCTCGGAAGCTCATACAGAAGATACTACTGGGCAAACGAGAAGAAGTCCTGAGCAGCATTCAGCCGTGGTTGTGTATGACGTGCAGACTCTGTGAGGAACGGTGCCAGGAGGGGGTGTCTCCAGCTGAGATATTCCATGCCGTGCGTGAGATTGCTGCACGCGAAGGTCGAGTGCCGACCCCGTTCCGAAAGGCAATAGACACGGTCCTGGCAGATGGATGGATGTTGAAGGATGCGTACAGCGACTTCATTGAGGACGAACGCGCTGACCTTGGCCTGAACCCCCATCTCTCTTGGGACAAGGCGTTCGTCAACAGAGTGAAGCGCCGCTACTTCTCACAGGGGGCTGACCAATGAAGGAGATCCTCCTGTATAGAGGATGCACTACACCTGTGCGTCTGCCCGCCTACGAGGCTGCGACAATCGCAGTTCTCAAGAAGCTTGGTGTGTCAGTCCTTGAGATGAACGACGTCAACTGCTGTGGTGCCCAGTACATAGAGTCATTGAGTCGTTCCGCGTACGCGGCCATGAGCGGCAGAATCCTCGCCCTGGCAGAGGAAGAGGGAAAGGACATTCTTGCTCTCTGCGGTGCGTGTTCCGGGTCGCTCAAGATCAACAAGCACTACCTTGACAACAACGAGGCAGCACGCAGGGAGCTGAACGACATCCTTGCGGAAGAAGGCCTCAGGTACTCTGGCAAGGCGCGTGTCAGGCATCTTCTTCAGGTGTTGAGCGAGGACATA is a genomic window of Candidatus Thorarchaeota archaeon containing:
- a CDS encoding 4Fe-4S dicluster domain-containing protein, giving the protein MTELHTPNSSFAEEIAKIPGGEAINKCIQCGICTASCVISRATDKYHPRKLIQKILLGKREEVLSSIQPWLCMTCRLCEERCQEGVSPAEIFHAVREIAAREGRVPTPFRKAIDTVLADGWMLKDAYSDFIEDERADLGLNPHLSWDKAFVNRVKRRYFSQGADQ